The Poriferisphaera corsica DNA segment CGGTGAATTGTGTGTCGAGCGTTTCAGGGGCTTCAAAGAAAAGGGGGCGCATCATGGGGATGCCGGTTTTTGAAGCGTTTTTACCAATCTTGATGAGTTCAGGCATCAGGTTCATACGGAGTTTGGCGAGCAGTCGATAAGCATCGATGGCGGAATCGCCAAAGTTGTAAGGTTCGCGTGGTTCGATGCCGTGAAACTGCATGAGTGGGGAGAGGGTACCGAGCTGGAGCCAACGGATGTAGAGTTCGGGTGATGCGGTGCCGAAGTATCCACCGATGTCGTGGCCCCAGAAAGGCATGCCTGAGACAGAAGTGGAGAGGCCTGCAGGGATGAGCGATTGGACTTGATCCCATGAGGCGCCTTGATCGCCAGCCCAAAGGGCAGGGGCCTTTTCGATGCCGATGCTACCGCTGCGAGCCCAGAGCAGGCCGTCGGCTTTTTCTTGGGTGAAAAGGTCGAATGTGGCTTGGTTGTAGAGGGAGGAATACTGGTTGTGCATCTCCACGCCGTTTTTACCGTTGTAGAAGACGTCGGTGGGTTTGATCGATTCGCCATCGTCGGCTTTAAAGCCTTTTACGCCTGCTTGTACGAGTGGACGAAGCATATCTTGCCAGAATTGAACTGCTTCGGGATTTGTGAAGTCGTAGTTAGCGAATCCAGCGAGCCACTCTTCGCGTAGTGAAGGCTTGCCTTCGGGGTCTTTGACTAACAGATTATTAGAAACAGCTTTGGGGTAGAGGATTGATGAGGGATGAAGAATGGGGACTTGCCAAAGGATGACCGCAATGTCGTCGGTGTTGCAGTTTTCCATGAAGGATTTGAAATCAGGCCAACGCTCTTTGGAGACTTGATTGAATTGCCCTTTTTCGCTGTGCCCTTTCCAAGCTTCAAGAACGATTGCACCGAATGGAAGATCAAGCGACTTCATTTTGGCGATCATGATCTCGGCTTCTTCTTGCGTTTCGTAGCTGTTTTTGGAAGCCCAGGGCTTGTAGGCCCAGTCGGGGATCGTGGCGAGGCCACCAATCATTTGCGTGCGGATTTTGATTTGCTCTTCGACAGTGTCAGCGAAGACGAGGTAGAAAGAAACCACAGACCCAGCTCGTTGGTAGTTGTTCCAGTTGTCTTGTTTACTGTTGAGATCGAAGCGGCCCTTGGGGTTGTCGGTGAAGAAAAGTGCATAGCCTTTGGATGAGAAGATGGTGGGGGACGCGAAATAGGTTGCGCCGCCGCTCTGGCCGGGTGCGTCAAGGATCCACATGGAAATGATTTTGCCAGCCTGATTGAAGGAGTCGAAACGTTCGCCGAGGCCGAAGATTTGCTCACCCTTGGCGGCAGTCCAACTGACATCAAGTCCTTGATCGCTAACATCGCTAAAAGCATTTAGCGAACTAAGCTTAAAAGAGAGTTTTTTAGCGTTTTGGGTCGTGATGTTGAGTTGCTGATTCGAGGTATCGAATCGATAGAATTCGGAAGTGCTAGAAGTTGATACTGGGGATCGAAAAGCAGCCTGCTGAGCGGTGATCTTAAGAACGTTATCCATACCTTTGATGGATTCAATCTTGATATTAATATCGTTTAACTTGTTTGTATATAGCGTATTAGACTTTTGAGTCATATAGTACCCCGATTCAGCGTTGCTGATAGATGGGGTGATTAATGTCACAGAAAAGCAGCCGACAGCAGCAACAATTGGGAAAAGCTTGCGATTAAATCGATTGATTGCTGCGAGTTTGCTCGTGAACCTCATGGATATACCTCGAACAGATTGGTTGGTTGGGAACCCTTTTTATACTAACTACAACGTTTTAGTTAATATTTGGTGAATGTCAAGACTTTTTCACTTACTCAAGATTCACTTTTGAGGTAAAGAATGGTGATGGTAGGCCATATGGGGATTTGTGTGAACGTTCCAGAAATATATCTATAGAAAACGCGGCAATCGGTTCGACTGCCGCGTTAACTGGGTTGAGTAGAGTTTCGTTTAGCTGGGTAGCGTCTATTTCATTTGAATACCATAGGCGAGGTCATTGAAGCGTAATTCATTGTTGAACTGATTGATATTGGTGTGCTGGTCAATCACCGCAAGCTCAACGTCAGCAATTTGAGCGAAATCACGGATGTGCTGTTGGTTGAGTGCGAATGAGAGACATGTGTGGTGAGCGCCACCCGCATAGATCCATGCGGTGGCACTGGTTTTCAGATCAGGCTGAGGCAGCCAGAGAACACGGGCAACCGGCAGCTTAGGTAGATTGAAATCAGGCTCGATCGAGTCAATTTGATTGAGAAGCAGTCGGAATCGATTGCCCAGATCAATGACCGAGGCGTTAACGGCAGGGCCCGTCATGGCATTAAAGATCAGTCGAACAGGATCAGCTTTGCCACCGATACCGAGAGGATAGATTTCGCATCGCGGCTTTTCATTTGAAATAGAAGGGCAGATCTCCAGCATGTGCGAGCCTAGAACAGCCTCATTGTGCTGATCAAGATGATAGGTGTAATCTTCCATGAATGAGGTGCCGCCATCCAGACCGTAGGCCATGACTTTCATGGTGCGCACGAGCGCTGCATGTTTCCAATCGCCTTCAGCGCCAAAACCGTAGCCATCATTCATTAACCGTTGAACCGCAAGGCCCGGCAATTGCTTCAGACCGTGCAGATTTTCAAATGTGTCGGTGAAGGCGGTGAAGTTTCCTGCGGTAAGGAAAGATCGCAGGCCGAGTTCGATCTTGGCAATTTCAAGCAATGAATTATGAGATACACCGTCCGAAGATAGTGATTCATCAATGCTATATTCATCGGCATACACTTCGCAAAGTTGTTTGATCTCAGTCTTATTGATCGTATCGATATGAGCGATCAGATCGCCGAGGCCGTACCCATTGACTGAGTAACCAAAGATACGTTCAGCTTCGACTTTGTCCCCTTCAGTTACCGCAACATCGCGCATGTTGTCGCCAAAACGAGCAATTTTCATATTGTTAGAATCATGCCATCCAACAGCAGCACGAATCCAAGATTCAAGCGATTGTTGAACGGATTTATCTTTCCAATGTCCAACGATAACTTTTCGTTTGATCCGCATCCGTGTGCAAATATGCCCAAATTCACGGCCACCGTGCGCTGACTGATGCAGATTCATGTAGTCCATATCAATCGTATCCCATGGTATTGAGACGTTGTATTGCGTATGAAGATGTACAAGCGGTTTGTTTAGCTTAGACAAACCACGGATCCACATTTTTGCGGGGCTGAATGTATGCATCCATGTGATCAAGCCAATGCATTGATTAGATTGATTGGCTTCAAGAATAATGGATTGAATCGCATCCGATCCGGTAAGCACTGGTTTATGGACGATTTTGGCCGGCAGTTCCGTATCCTGATTAAGATATTTAACAATGTGTTTCGCGTTTTGATCGACCTGTCCGAGCAATTCATCACCGTAGAGATGTTGCGAGCCTGTAAGAAACCAGATTTCCATGGGAGCCAGATTTAGCATGGTGTTGAACCTGTGAAAAAGTGAACATATTGAGAGTGCAAATGCTTAATGATCTTTAATGTTATTGGCCGTAATAGGCATTTTTCCCGTGCTTGCGTGTGTAGTGCTTTTGAAGCACATATGACTCAAGCACTGGACCAAGTTGACCTGTGAGCTGTTTGGTTTGAAGAGCCATTTGCGCGATTGCTTCAAGTGCGACCGCGTTAGTGACAGCTTTTTTAGAATTTTCACCCCAGACAAAAGGAGCATGCCCTGCGACAAGAACTGCAGGAATTGCCTCGGGATCTATCTGAGTCATGCGTTCTACAATAACTCGACCCGTATTGACTTCGTAACCTTCTTCTATTTCTTGCTTAGATAACGCTCTTGTGAGTGGAACATTACCTATAAAATGATCCGCATGTGTCGTGCCAAGGCAAGGTATCTCAACGCGAGCCTGCGCGAATGACGTCGCATACAGACTGTGAGTGTGAACGATCCCGCCAATCTTATCGAATGATTGGTATAGGATACGATGAGTTTCTGTATCAGAACTTGGGCGATAATCACTCTCAATAACATGGCCATCAAGATTAACGATAACCATTTTCTCAGGAGATAGTTCATCGTAACTCACGCCACTCGGTTTAATCACAAACGCTTTGCCATCCGGCGTCAATTCACTGACATTACCCCATGTCAAAATTACTAGATTTTTTTCGGCTAATGCTATGTTAGATTCATAAACACGCTGCTTAGTTTTTTCATACATGTGCTTTCCCCTTTGTAACTGCGTTTTCACGAATCACGATCAGTTTCTTCATAACGTGGTATAGATGTCGAGACTCATCAGAATGTATGCCAAAGGCATCATGTAGGTCTGTGTATAGTTGATACAGTTCTTCGTATACCGCGACATTTTCTGTGATTGGTTCAAAAATTATTTCTTTCGTTCGTGTCATCTGTTCTGCTGCTTCTTGTACATTCTTATAGGTCTTGCCTACGATTGCCCCGAACATGGCCGCACCTAATGCGCATGTCTGATCGGATGCGGAAATTTTCATGGGCTTGTTACATACATCAGCGTAGATCTGCATCACTAGCCGATTTTTTTCCGAGATGCCGCCACAATTAATGACCTCATGCACAGGCACATCGTACGTTTCCCATCGTTCAATGATCTTGCGCGCACCAAAGGCTGTTGCCTCAATCAGTGCACGATAAATCTCGCAAGGCTTTGTATGAAGTGTTTGCCCGATCAACAGACCACTTAGTTGTGGATCAACAAGCACCGTTCGATTGCCATTATTCCAATCAAGTGCGAGTAGTCCCGATTGGCCCGGCGTAAGTTTCGTAGCCTGTTCGGTTAGTTCAATATGCCTGTCACCCGTGGATGTTGTGCCGGGAGAAATATGATTTACGAACCAATTGAAGATATCACCCACAGCCGATTGGCCTGCCTCCATACCATACATCCCGGGTACGATCGACCCCGGTACAATGCCGCACAATCCCGGTATATCCGGCAGATGATGGTCCAACGGTGAAACCATCATGTCGCATGTGCTTGTCCCCACAATCTTCACCAATGTATTCTGCTTGATCCCTGCACCAACAGCGCCCGTATGTGCATCGAATGCGCCAACAGCGATCGGCAATCCAGCAGGTAAGCCAACTTTAAGTGCAACAGATTTCGAAAGTTTCCCTGCTTCTTGATCACATGTAATCGCGTGCTTTGCGTAGCGTTCTCGTAGTGGTGCAAGGTCAGGATCAAGCATCGCAAGGAATGCTTCACTTGGCAGTCCGTCCCAATCCTCGTGATACATCGCCTTATGTCCTGCAGCGCAGATGCTGCGAGGCATCGTATTTGGATCGAGCTGATCCGTGATGTACCCCGGTATGAAATCGCACAATTCAACCCAGGCATACGCTGCCTCAAACACCTCTGGCGCTATGCGTTTGCAGTGCAATATTTTTGACCAATACCATTCAGAACTGTAGGTTCCGCCGCATTTACACAGATATCGCGGATCATAAGCTGCAGCTTTTTCAGTGATCTCCGCAGCTTCCATATAAGAGGTGTGGTCTTTCCAAAGCCATGCTTGTGCATTGAGGTCATTCTTGAACTGTTCCTGGAATGCTAAAGGTAGTCCAGTGCGATCGACAGGCAAGGGCGTAGAGCCAGTTGAGTCAATTCCCAATCCTACTACCTGTTTGACATCAAAGCTCGATTGCCCCATCGCTTTTGTGACCGCTTCATTTACAGAGGCCATGAATCCAGCGATATAATCTGCCGGGTTCTGTCTTGCAACATTCGGGTCATGTGGGTCAAGCAATATGCCAGCATCACCGCTTGGGTAGTGATAAATCGCTGAAGCAATTTCCCGACCATTACTAACATCCACGATCAGCGCACGGACACTATTCGTCCCATAATCCACACCGATCGCATAGCCGTTCTTATTCATGAAAACCTCACTAAGTAGTAATTCGTCATTAAATTCTTGCTCAGTTGCAGATTTAGCTCTATTCTTAATTGCGAACATTAATATTGATATTGCGCAAAATTGTTATTACACAATGAATCCACTTACTCGCTTATCTGAGCTATTTTTTTTCGGACATCATGAATCGATCTATTGAATCCATTCCAAGAGTCGGCTTGCTCGTCGAGACTGCACGCGGTTACGGCCGTGATATGCTTCGTGGCATCATGAAATACGAGCAAGAGCATGGCCCGTGGTGTTTTCATCTCACACCCGGTGATTTCAAGCAAGCTCTCCCGCAAATGAGCCGGTGGCACGGCACAGGCATCATCGCACGCACCGATGATGATCTTGAGTTTGAGCAAGCCATTCTTTCTGCGAAGATCCCTACCGTTCTACTCGATATGTCTGAGCGGCAACTTGCCCCAAAACATCCATTCTCTAAACTTGCTGAAATACATCCCGATTCCGAAAGTATTGGACAGTTAGCCGCGGACTATTTCATTAATCGGCACTTCATCCAATTCGGTTTCGTCGGCATACTCGATCGCATTTGGTCTGACAAGCGTCGCCAAGGTTTCATGACCTCTGTTCAAAATTATGGCTATAACGCACGTTATTTTCATTTCGATATTCAAACCGCTTATGCGCCATCAGATTCACATCTCACGATCAACCAAACCCTCGACGATCAACAGGTTCAACTCGTTGATTGGTTACGCAAAATGCCTAAACCCATTGCCATCATGGCCTGTGATGACGTCATCGGGCGATATGTTATCGATGCCTGCCGCATTGCCAATATTTCCGTGCCACAAGAAGTCGCAGTGCTTGGTGTCGATGATGATCACTTCTTTTGCAATCTATCGCATCCTTCACTTTCAAGTATTGCCGTCAATGCTATGAAGGGTGGCTACGAAGCTGCTGCTTTGCTTGACAGAATGATGAAAGATGAGAAGCAAAGTTCCGAACGCATCATCGTTGCGCCTATGGATATCAAATCACGTCAATCCACAGATGTTCTTGCTATCGACGATCAACTGATCAAACAAGCCATGCAGATTATCAATGAGAAAGCGATGCTTTTTATTACCATCGATGACATCGCACAACAATGTCATGTATCGCGTCGTCACCTTGAAATCCGTTTTCGTAAAGTTCTCAATCGATCAATTCTGGATATGCTGCAGGATCGTAAAATACGTTATGCTTGTGAACGATTACAAAACACTGATTCACCAATCGAGCAAATCGCAGAGAATACTGGCTACTGTTCAGTAAGCTATTTTATACAAGTATTCCGTAACTACATGCATACCACACCAGCCGGTTATCGACGTAAGTTTTCCGCGGATCTTTATTAAAACCAATCCAGAGACAATCATTTTTTTCGACTCAACAACCACTCAGTGACTCCGTACACAACGAATCCACCAAGAACTCCCCACAGTGTTCCATACGCAACAATAATCAGCCCGGTTGCCATCGTGGCCGCAATCAATCGTCGTTTCATCGCATCTTTCGCAGTCCATGCAAGCGCCATTCCTGCGTACACCAGAGCGACCGCTAGTATCGAAACCGGATACGCCTGTACAAACCCCATCAGCACGGACCCCAACGTCACCGCAGCTAAAATCTTCAATCCACCCAGCATGATCACGCTGCCACCAGTTCTTGCCCCAAATCTGTACTGCGCAGCCAATCCA contains these protein-coding regions:
- the araD gene encoding L-ribulose-5-phosphate 4-epimerase AraD, producing MYEKTKQRVYESNIALAEKNLVILTWGNVSELTPDGKAFVIKPSGVSYDELSPEKMVIVNLDGHVIESDYRPSSDTETHRILYQSFDKIGGIVHTHSLYATSFAQARVEIPCLGTTHADHFIGNVPLTRALSKQEIEEGYEVNTGRVIVERMTQIDPEAIPAVLVAGHAPFVWGENSKKAVTNAVALEAIAQMALQTKQLTGQLGPVLESYVLQKHYTRKHGKNAYYGQ
- the araA gene encoding L-arabinose isomerase encodes the protein MLNLAPMEIWFLTGSQHLYGDELLGQVDQNAKHIVKYLNQDTELPAKIVHKPVLTGSDAIQSIILEANQSNQCIGLITWMHTFSPAKMWIRGLSKLNKPLVHLHTQYNVSIPWDTIDMDYMNLHQSAHGGREFGHICTRMRIKRKVIVGHWKDKSVQQSLESWIRAAVGWHDSNNMKIARFGDNMRDVAVTEGDKVEAERIFGYSVNGYGLGDLIAHIDTINKTEIKQLCEVYADEYSIDESLSSDGVSHNSLLEIAKIELGLRSFLTAGNFTAFTDTFENLHGLKQLPGLAVQRLMNDGYGFGAEGDWKHAALVRTMKVMAYGLDGGTSFMEDYTYHLDQHNEAVLGSHMLEICPSISNEKPRCEIYPLGIGGKADPVRLIFNAMTGPAVNASVIDLGNRFRLLLNQIDSIEPDFNLPKLPVARVLWLPQPDLKTSATAWIYAGGAHHTCLSFALNQQHIRDFAQIADVELAVIDQHTNINQFNNELRFNDLAYGIQMK
- a CDS encoding ribulokinase translates to MNKNGYAIGVDYGTNSVRALIVDVSNGREIASAIYHYPSGDAGILLDPHDPNVARQNPADYIAGFMASVNEAVTKAMGQSSFDVKQVVGLGIDSTGSTPLPVDRTGLPLAFQEQFKNDLNAQAWLWKDHTSYMEAAEITEKAAAYDPRYLCKCGGTYSSEWYWSKILHCKRIAPEVFEAAYAWVELCDFIPGYITDQLDPNTMPRSICAAGHKAMYHEDWDGLPSEAFLAMLDPDLAPLRERYAKHAITCDQEAGKLSKSVALKVGLPAGLPIAVGAFDAHTGAVGAGIKQNTLVKIVGTSTCDMMVSPLDHHLPDIPGLCGIVPGSIVPGMYGMEAGQSAVGDIFNWFVNHISPGTTSTGDRHIELTEQATKLTPGQSGLLALDWNNGNRTVLVDPQLSGLLIGQTLHTKPCEIYRALIEATAFGARKIIERWETYDVPVHEVINCGGISEKNRLVMQIYADVCNKPMKISASDQTCALGAAMFGAIVGKTYKNVQEAAEQMTRTKEIIFEPITENVAVYEELYQLYTDLHDAFGIHSDESRHLYHVMKKLIVIRENAVTKGKAHV
- a CDS encoding AraC family transcriptional regulator → MNRSIESIPRVGLLVETARGYGRDMLRGIMKYEQEHGPWCFHLTPGDFKQALPQMSRWHGTGIIARTDDDLEFEQAILSAKIPTVLLDMSERQLAPKHPFSKLAEIHPDSESIGQLAADYFINRHFIQFGFVGILDRIWSDKRRQGFMTSVQNYGYNARYFHFDIQTAYAPSDSHLTINQTLDDQQVQLVDWLRKMPKPIAIMACDDVIGRYVIDACRIANISVPQEVAVLGVDDDHFFCNLSHPSLSSIAVNAMKGGYEAAALLDRMMKDEKQSSERIIVAPMDIKSRQSTDVLAIDDQLIKQAMQIINEKAMLFITIDDIAQQCHVSRRHLEIRFRKVLNRSILDMLQDRKIRYACERLQNTDSPIEQIAENTGYCSVSYFIQVFRNYMHTTPAGYRRKFSADLY